The following coding sequences lie in one Synechococcus sp. CC9902 genomic window:
- the tuf gene encoding elongation factor Tu has protein sequence MAREKFERNKPHVNIGTIGHVDHGKTTLTAAITNVLAKKGQAQVQNYADIDGAPEERERGITINTAHVEYETEKRHYAHVDCPGHADYVKNMITGAAQMDGAILVCAATDGPMAQTKEHILLAKQVGVPALVVALNKCDMVDDEEIIELVEMEIRELLSSYDFPGDDIPVIQVSGLKAIEGEAEWEAKIDELMDAVDASIPEPEREVDKPFLMAIEDVFSITGRGTVATGRIERGIVKVGEEVEVVGIRDPRKTTVTGVEMFRKLLDEGMAGDNVGLLLRGIQKEDIERGMVLVKPGSITPHTKFEGQVYVLKKEEGGRHTPFFAGYRPQFYIRTTDVTGQITAFTAEDGSNVEMVMPGDNIQMTGELICPVAMEMGMRFAIREGGRTIGAGVVSKIIE, from the coding sequence ATGGCACGCGAGAAGTTCGAAAGGAACAAGCCCCACGTCAACATCGGCACCATCGGCCACGTTGACCACGGCAAAACCACGCTGACTGCAGCTATCACCAATGTGCTCGCCAAGAAAGGGCAAGCGCAGGTTCAAAACTATGCCGATATTGACGGTGCTCCAGAGGAGCGCGAGCGCGGTATCACCATCAACACTGCCCACGTTGAGTACGAAACCGAAAAGCGTCACTACGCCCACGTTGACTGCCCTGGACACGCTGATTATGTGAAAAACATGATCACGGGTGCTGCCCAAATGGATGGCGCAATCCTGGTTTGTGCCGCCACAGATGGCCCGATGGCGCAAACCAAGGAGCACATCCTCCTAGCTAAGCAAGTTGGCGTGCCCGCACTGGTTGTTGCTTTAAACAAGTGCGACATGGTCGATGACGAAGAGATCATCGAGTTGGTGGAAATGGAAATTCGTGAGCTGCTGTCCAGCTACGACTTCCCCGGCGACGACATTCCCGTTATCCAGGTCTCTGGCTTGAAAGCCATTGAGGGAGAAGCTGAGTGGGAAGCCAAGATCGATGAGTTAATGGACGCTGTGGATGCAAGCATCCCCGAGCCCGAGCGCGAAGTCGATAAGCCGTTCTTGATGGCTATTGAAGATGTGTTCTCCATCACGGGCCGAGGCACGGTTGCTACCGGTCGTATCGAGCGTGGCATCGTCAAAGTTGGCGAAGAAGTTGAAGTAGTCGGCATCCGCGACCCCCGTAAAACCACCGTTACTGGTGTGGAAATGTTCCGCAAATTGCTCGATGAGGGCATGGCGGGTGACAACGTTGGTCTCCTGCTTCGCGGTATTCAGAAGGAAGACATCGAGCGCGGCATGGTGTTGGTGAAGCCTGGCTCCATCACACCTCACACCAAGTTCGAAGGTCAGGTGTACGTCTTGAAGAAAGAAGAAGGCGGTCGCCACACTCCTTTCTTTGCTGGCTATCGCCCGCAGTTCTACATCCGTACAACGGACGTGACTGGCCAAATCACCGCATTCACAGCGGAAGACGGCTCCAACGTGGAAATGGTGATGCCTGGTGACAACATCCAGATGACCGGTGAGCTGATCTGCCCAGTGGCCATGGAAATGGGCATGCGCTTCGCAATCCGTGAAGGCGGCCGCACCATCGGTGCTGGTGTGGTGTCCAAGATCATCGAATGA
- the rpsJ gene encoding 30S ribosomal protein S10, which produces MSTAIAQQKIRIRLKAFDRRMLDLSCDKIIETADTTAASAIGPIPLPTKRKIYCVLRSPHVDKDSREHFETRTHRRIIDIYSPSAKTIDALMKLDLPSGVDIEVKL; this is translated from the coding sequence ATGTCCACTGCAATTGCTCAGCAGAAGATCCGCATTCGCTTGAAAGCGTTTGACCGCCGAATGCTTGATCTCTCCTGCGACAAAATCATCGAAACGGCCGATACCACCGCTGCATCAGCGATCGGTCCGATTCCTCTCCCAACCAAACGCAAGATCTATTGCGTTTTGCGCTCTCCCCACGTTGATAAGGACTCTCGGGAGCACTTCGAAACGAGGACTCACCGTCGAATCATCGATATCTACAGCCCATCGGCAAAAACCATCGATGCGTTGATGAAGCTGGATCTTCCCAGTGGTGTAGACATCGAAGTGAAGCTCTGA
- a CDS encoding LON peptidase substrate-binding domain-containing protein, which translates to MSDYSVRELPLFPLPDVVLFPQQLLPLHIFESRYRMLLQSVLESDKRFGIVRIDPETGEMADIGCCAEVLQHQTSEDGRSYVVTLGQQRFRLLNITRDTPYRTAMVSWIEDGPVADMESLTSLRDQVSGALNDVVTLTAKLQNRDVELPDDLPDLPRELSFWIGAHLDNRAAAEQQTLLELTDTHDRLHRQFEMLDHTRRQLAARTVLMDLK; encoded by the coding sequence GTGTCTGATTATTCGGTCAGGGAACTTCCCCTGTTCCCCCTGCCGGACGTCGTGTTGTTCCCACAACAGCTTCTGCCCCTTCATATTTTTGAATCGCGCTACCGGATGTTGCTCCAATCTGTTTTGGAGTCCGATAAGCGCTTCGGCATTGTCCGAATCGATCCTGAAACCGGCGAAATGGCCGACATTGGCTGCTGCGCGGAAGTTCTTCAGCACCAAACCAGTGAGGACGGACGGAGCTACGTCGTAACCCTCGGGCAGCAACGTTTTCGGTTGCTGAACATCACTCGCGACACGCCCTACAGAACGGCAATGGTGAGCTGGATTGAAGATGGGCCAGTCGCAGACATGGAATCGCTCACAAGCTTGAGAGATCAAGTGAGTGGGGCGCTCAACGACGTGGTGACTCTGACGGCGAAGTTACAAAATCGAGACGTTGAACTTCCCGACGACCTACCCGACCTGCCCCGAGAACTCTCCTTTTGGATTGGCGCCCATTTGGATAATCGCGCTGCTGCTGAACAACAAACCTTGCTCGAGCTCACCGACACGCACGACCGTCTTCATCGACAGTTCGAAATGCTTGATCACACCCGGCGGCAACTGGCCGCACGCACCGTTCTGATGGACCTGAAGTAA
- a CDS encoding methyltransferase domain-containing protein, with product MLASLLLLTGATAALSCWLWLKRDRKYQSSESVAAAYDAWTDDRLLERLWGDHVHLGHYGDPPRRQDFREAKAAFVHELVRWSGLDQLPAGSKVLDVGCGIGGSARILARDYNLEVVGISISPAQIARATELTPQGLPCRFEVMDALDLQLADHSFDAVWSVEAGPHMPDKQQYADELLRVLKLGGLLAVADWNRRDPSDGAMTKTERKVMRQLLNQWAHPEFASIAGFQQNLETSRYGQGGISTGDWSQATLPSWIDSIVEGLRRPKAVLGLGPKAVIQGLRETPTLLLMHWAFATGLMQFGVFKLKRH from the coding sequence ATGCTGGCGTCTCTACTCCTGCTAACTGGTGCCACAGCTGCCCTTAGTTGTTGGCTCTGGCTGAAACGTGATCGAAAATATCAATCATCGGAAAGTGTCGCTGCCGCTTACGACGCCTGGACGGATGACCGCTTGCTCGAACGGCTTTGGGGTGACCACGTGCATCTCGGCCACTACGGCGATCCACCACGACGTCAGGATTTCCGTGAAGCAAAAGCAGCGTTCGTTCATGAACTCGTGCGTTGGAGTGGGCTCGATCAGCTCCCGGCAGGTTCGAAAGTTCTCGATGTGGGGTGTGGCATTGGTGGCAGTGCGCGCATCCTTGCCCGGGATTACAACTTGGAGGTTGTCGGAATCAGCATCAGCCCTGCACAAATTGCTCGCGCCACAGAGCTGACACCCCAAGGGCTTCCTTGTCGTTTCGAGGTGATGGATGCCCTCGATTTGCAGCTAGCTGACCACAGTTTCGACGCGGTTTGGAGCGTGGAAGCAGGGCCTCACATGCCAGACAAGCAGCAATATGCCGACGAACTCCTCAGAGTGCTGAAGCTCGGTGGCTTGCTGGCCGTAGCGGATTGGAACCGTCGAGACCCGTCTGATGGCGCCATGACCAAAACAGAACGCAAGGTGATGCGCCAGCTCCTTAATCAGTGGGCCCATCCCGAGTTCGCCAGCATCGCTGGATTTCAACAAAACCTTGAAACCAGCCGATATGGCCAAGGTGGTATCAGTACAGGTGATTGGAGCCAAGCCACACTCCCCTCCTGGATTGATTCAATCGTGGAAGGTCTGCGACGTCCAAAAGCTGTGCTTGGACTGGGTCCCAAAGCGGTTATTCAAGGTTTAAGGGAAACTCCAACACTCCTTTTGATGCATTGGGCTTTTGCCACCGGACTGATGCAATTCGGCGTATTCAAGTTGAAACGTCACTGA
- the pheA gene encoding prephenate dehydratase yields MPTRLAYLGPTGTYGEQAARALVQLEAMGDVQFVPCIGLRAVVEQLASGMCDAAVVPIENSVEGGVTATLDALWSHRDLCIRRALVLPIRHALLGQGDLSGINEVLSHPQALAQCSGWLAKHVPQALQLPTSSTAEAARLVVGSHFRAAIASRVAGIEHGLEELAYPVNDVAGNCTRFLLLKRGERREQGSVASVAFSLHRNAPGALLEALACLADRGLNMSRIESRPSKREFGEYVFFVDVDLPSNRAEALPELIAQLEPFCEHLSHFGAYPSTELSDVST; encoded by the coding sequence ATGCCAACACGTCTCGCTTACCTCGGCCCAACAGGGACCTATGGAGAGCAAGCCGCCCGCGCTTTGGTGCAACTCGAAGCGATGGGTGATGTTCAATTCGTTCCCTGTATTGGCTTGCGCGCCGTTGTTGAGCAGTTGGCAAGCGGGATGTGCGACGCGGCTGTGGTGCCGATTGAGAATTCTGTGGAGGGTGGTGTAACGGCCACCTTGGATGCGTTGTGGTCTCATCGCGACCTGTGTATTCGTCGCGCTCTGGTGTTGCCCATCCGTCATGCACTCTTGGGCCAAGGGGATTTGTCCGGGATTAATGAGGTGTTGTCTCATCCACAGGCTTTGGCCCAGTGCAGTGGTTGGTTGGCCAAGCATGTGCCGCAAGCATTGCAGCTCCCCACGTCCTCAACTGCGGAAGCTGCACGATTGGTGGTGGGGAGTCATTTCCGAGCCGCCATTGCTTCCAGGGTGGCCGGAATCGAACACGGCTTGGAGGAGTTGGCGTATCCGGTGAATGATGTGGCCGGAAATTGCACCCGCTTCCTCTTGCTGAAGCGTGGTGAACGTCGTGAACAAGGCTCGGTGGCCAGTGTGGCCTTCTCACTCCATCGAAATGCCCCAGGGGCCTTATTGGAGGCTCTCGCTTGTCTTGCGGATCGAGGACTGAACATGAGCCGCATTGAGTCGCGACCGTCGAAGCGTGAATTTGGTGAATACGTCTTTTTTGTCGATGTTGATCTTCCGAGCAATCGAGCAGAGGCTCTGCCTGAGTTGATCGCACAACTCGAGCCTTTTTGTGAGCACCTCTCCCATTTCGGTGCTTATCCGAGCACTGAACTCAGTGACGTTTCAACTTGA
- a CDS encoding DUF1997 domain-containing protein translates to MPRQVMRMSLAFEASQKLDLPVRCHAERLPDYLQQEERVLGALLDSRQLTKIRPGHYRYLVTSLQVFQLQVKPVVSLQIETESDTLVMKAVDCELEGLGLVDDFQLSLESRLISDEHGLSGHAHLSVEVSQPQLLRLIPRRVLESTGESILNGILIGIKARVGKQLISDFQDWCKPVPSDALTQ, encoded by the coding sequence ATGCCGCGTCAAGTGATGCGCATGTCCCTGGCCTTCGAAGCCAGTCAGAAGTTGGACCTTCCAGTCCGATGCCACGCAGAACGGTTGCCGGACTATCTGCAACAAGAGGAACGGGTTCTTGGAGCACTCCTTGATTCCCGGCAACTCACCAAGATCAGACCCGGGCACTACCGCTATCTCGTCACCAGCCTGCAGGTGTTTCAACTGCAGGTGAAACCGGTCGTCTCACTGCAAATAGAAACCGAATCCGACACGCTGGTGATGAAGGCGGTCGATTGCGAATTGGAGGGTCTTGGCCTCGTTGACGACTTCCAGTTATCGCTGGAATCCAGGCTCATCAGCGATGAACATGGATTGAGCGGCCATGCGCACTTGTCGGTTGAAGTGAGCCAACCACAGCTTCTCCGCTTGATTCCACGCCGTGTCTTGGAATCCACCGGTGAGTCGATCTTGAACGGGATTTTGATTGGCATTAAGGCTCGCGTTGGCAAGCAACTCATCAGCGATTTTCAGGACTGGTGCAAACCTGTTCCATCCGACGCACTAACCCAATAA
- a CDS encoding ribonuclease HII: MTRLEEIPSGSRVAGVDEVGRGCLFGPVFAAAVVLDEVAEQRLWQAGLTDSKKLSAKRRAGLVPLIEQHCLTRGLGQASAHEIDAVGIRGATERAMLRALQKLAHPPNVVLVDGNLPLRLWSGSQQTVVGGDSRSAAIAAASVLAKEARDALIRRLSDQFPGYGLERHAGYGTALHQKALLALGPTSLHRRSFLRRLLG; encoded by the coding sequence ATGACGCGGCTGGAGGAAATCCCCAGTGGTTCTCGGGTTGCGGGTGTCGATGAAGTCGGCCGTGGTTGTTTGTTCGGTCCGGTGTTTGCTGCCGCCGTGGTTTTGGATGAGGTCGCAGAGCAACGGCTATGGCAAGCGGGGCTAACCGACAGTAAAAAATTGTCTGCGAAGCGGCGCGCAGGATTGGTGCCGTTGATTGAGCAACATTGTTTAACCAGGGGACTGGGTCAAGCATCGGCCCATGAAATTGATGCTGTGGGGATTCGAGGGGCGACAGAACGGGCGATGCTTCGCGCTCTACAGAAATTGGCGCATCCCCCAAATGTTGTTCTTGTTGATGGAAATCTTCCCCTTCGACTTTGGAGTGGGTCACAGCAAACTGTTGTGGGAGGCGACTCGCGCTCGGCCGCGATCGCTGCTGCCAGCGTGTTGGCGAAGGAAGCGCGTGATGCATTGATTCGGCGGTTGTCGGATCAATTTCCGGGCTATGGCCTTGAACGCCATGCTGGCTATGGCACGGCTCTGCATCAGAAAGCCTTGCTGGCCTTGGGTCCTACGTCCCTACATCGCCGAAGCTTTCTTCGACGGTTATTGGGTTAG
- a CDS encoding Rne/Rng family ribonuclease, protein MSQQIVIAEQLRIAAVLSDERVDELIVAQGRYQIGDVYLGTVENVLPGIDAAFVNIGESEKNGFIHVTDLGPLRLRKGSAGITELLEPRQKVLVQVMKEPTGTKGPRLTGNLALPGRYLVLQPHGLGVNISRRISAEAERNRLRALGVLIKPPGAGLLIRTEAEGISEELLIDDLEALLRQWEAIQQAAETAVPPVLLNRDEDFIHRILRDHMGPDLARVVVDEPAAVSRVGSFLGSELGNVVVECHDESTELLEHYKINAAIRDALRPRVDLPSGGYVIIEPTEALTVIDVNSGSFTRSANARETVLWTNVEAAIEIARQLKLRNIGGVIIIDFIDMDSRRDQLQLLEHFTTATRDDSARPQIAQLTELGLVELTRKRQGQNIYELFGRACPSCGGLGHVAVLPGKDLSQPLAAETGLVRSVASARSEVVSPADTAANNNRRRRGGRSRTATEGGSSFVELPTESEAPQVSTEEAHEPAIARRQDPELVAVPMTDEQQEVYSWLGLNPALLLDEPPESDNVVVRVVRPGEDEAEVLEEARQQLAASAGRRRRRGSRGAGGRSVVRADSAPPEPIPVSLKPEADRSQQREDDQPLMVEITPLESVSPATVVLDQEPVAEVVETTQPAEDVEEPRRRRRRSSAPSSS, encoded by the coding sequence ATGTCCCAACAAATTGTCATCGCGGAGCAGCTGCGCATCGCTGCTGTGCTCTCCGATGAGCGAGTTGATGAGCTCATCGTCGCCCAAGGTCGTTATCAGATTGGCGATGTTTATTTAGGTACGGTTGAAAATGTTCTTCCGGGGATTGATGCCGCGTTTGTCAATATCGGCGAAAGTGAAAAAAATGGTTTTATTCATGTCACTGATCTTGGTCCGTTACGTCTAAGAAAAGGATCTGCCGGAATTACCGAATTGCTGGAACCTCGCCAGAAAGTTCTGGTGCAGGTGATGAAGGAGCCAACGGGTACCAAGGGGCCAAGACTCACCGGAAATCTCGCGCTCCCCGGCCGTTATTTGGTTCTTCAACCCCATGGGTTGGGGGTGAATATTTCCCGCAGGATTAGCGCCGAAGCGGAACGCAACAGGCTCAGAGCCCTAGGAGTTCTGATTAAGCCCCCAGGCGCTGGTTTGTTGATTCGAACGGAAGCAGAGGGCATTAGTGAAGAGCTTCTGATTGACGACTTAGAGGCGCTATTGCGTCAATGGGAGGCCATCCAACAAGCGGCAGAGACAGCCGTTCCGCCGGTGCTGTTGAATCGCGATGAGGACTTCATTCATCGCATTCTTCGCGATCACATGGGTCCAGACCTGGCGCGCGTCGTCGTTGATGAACCTGCAGCGGTTTCAAGGGTCGGGAGTTTCCTTGGCTCTGAGCTCGGAAACGTTGTGGTGGAGTGCCATGACGAGTCCACGGAACTGCTCGAGCACTACAAGATCAATGCCGCGATTCGTGATGCATTGAGACCCAGGGTGGATTTGCCCTCGGGTGGGTACGTGATCATCGAGCCCACGGAAGCACTCACCGTGATTGATGTGAACTCCGGCTCGTTTACCCGATCTGCCAATGCTCGGGAGACGGTGCTCTGGACCAACGTCGAGGCAGCGATCGAAATTGCAAGGCAGTTGAAACTGCGCAACATCGGCGGCGTGATCATTATCGATTTCATCGATATGGACTCCCGCCGTGATCAGCTCCAATTGTTGGAGCACTTCACAACGGCGACGCGGGATGACTCTGCTCGTCCACAAATTGCCCAACTCACCGAGCTGGGTCTTGTGGAACTCACCCGGAAGCGCCAGGGTCAAAACATCTATGAATTGTTCGGTCGTGCCTGCCCCAGTTGTGGTGGCCTTGGGCATGTGGCCGTTTTGCCTGGAAAAGATCTTTCACAGCCGTTGGCAGCTGAAACAGGTTTGGTTCGTTCGGTTGCATCGGCGCGTTCTGAAGTTGTCTCGCCTGCTGACACCGCTGCCAACAACAATCGACGTCGACGGGGCGGTCGTAGTCGAACCGCCACAGAAGGAGGATCCTCCTTTGTTGAACTCCCCACTGAAAGCGAAGCTCCACAGGTTTCCACGGAAGAGGCGCACGAGCCAGCAATTGCCAGGCGTCAAGATCCAGAGCTTGTTGCTGTGCCGATGACAGACGAACAGCAGGAGGTGTACAGCTGGCTTGGGTTGAATCCGGCCCTTCTGTTAGACGAACCACCCGAATCGGACAATGTTGTGGTGCGCGTTGTTCGTCCTGGCGAGGATGAGGCGGAGGTCCTTGAAGAAGCACGTCAGCAATTAGCGGCCAGTGCTGGACGCCGTCGCCGTCGCGGTAGTCGTGGTGCGGGGGGGCGAAGTGTGGTCCGTGCTGACTCGGCACCGCCCGAGCCCATACCCGTTTCTTTAAAGCCAGAGGCAGATCGCTCTCAGCAGCGTGAGGATGATCAGCCCCTAATGGTGGAGATCACGCCCTTGGAAAGTGTCTCTCCGGCTACCGTCGTTCTGGATCAAGAGCCCGTTGCTGAGGTCGTCGAGACCACGCAACCGGCGGAGGATGTTGAGGAGCCCCGTCGCCGTCGTCGGCGTTCTTCGGCCCCATCGTCTAGCTGA
- a CDS encoding TIGR03960 family B12-binding radical SAM protein: protein MHFAVSTAPYDEGRSEVIVVVVSAVDHPVDFHALVDQGINKPARYMGHELGVVPRDWDQASVRWALTYPEIYEVGSSNLGHIILYSILNAVPGQLCDRAYLPAPDLAERLREREQPLFAVESRRPLLAFDVLGFSLSYELGATNILEMLDLCQVPIRAADRADLPLNDPASVPLIFAGGPTATSNPEPYSPFFDFIALGDGEELLPEIGLVVAEAKSKGWSRSQLLRDLAQVPGVYVPSLYGFATDGVSLEPLHSELPPRVIRRVATPMPHYAMGLVPHVETVHDRLTVEIRRGCTRGCRFCQPGMLTRPARDVEPEAVIEAVETGMKQTGYSDFSLLSLSCSDYLALPAVGVELRNRLADQNVTLQLPSQRVDRFDDDIAHILGGTRQSGLTFAPEAGTQRLRDIVNKGLTDDDLLKGIRVAMQNGYRKVKLYFMIGLPGETDADVLGIVETCTMLQQSCRDLGRLNLNITISNFTPKPHTPFQWHSVSTEEFQRRQELLRGAFKRLRGFKVNFTDVRLSAMEDFVGRGDRRLAPVIEAAWRAGAGMDAWFESLDRTYAAWTGAISEAGLEGRYREMEVGSWSAVNALDRKDLEVFCRQPLPWDHIDTGIDKTWLMEDLQQALAASVVPDCSFHGCSSCGVCGPELGHNVVVQAPVVPSQVPTQAPPSERVCRLRIQFSKTGSMALLSHLDLMRLLERALRRSGLPISFTGGFHPLPRVQIALALPLGAEADSEWMDMEFTKALDPLQLQQGLQPLLPPGITLLSVAEVPVSGPSLSQEIRAAVWSFDVELKSGRTMEWSSAIANLLAAEELMWHDTDKKGRPRSRDCRSVLRRLDVVSDPGDSRLRLRLEADVDSMGRSLRPSQIQHWLEEQVSAPIALQSLKRDRLELARC, encoded by the coding sequence ATGCATTTTGCCGTGTCGACAGCTCCATACGATGAAGGGAGGAGCGAGGTCATCGTTGTGGTCGTATCTGCTGTGGACCACCCAGTTGATTTTCACGCTCTGGTTGATCAAGGCATCAACAAGCCCGCCCGGTACATGGGGCACGAGTTGGGGGTGGTTCCTCGGGACTGGGACCAGGCTTCCGTGCGTTGGGCCTTGACCTATCCAGAAATTTATGAGGTTGGTTCCAGCAATCTGGGGCACATCATTTTGTATTCGATCCTCAATGCCGTTCCGGGTCAGTTGTGTGATCGCGCCTATTTACCTGCCCCAGATTTGGCGGAGCGCCTGCGGGAGCGTGAACAGCCGTTGTTTGCCGTCGAAAGTCGTCGTCCCTTATTGGCATTTGATGTTCTTGGTTTCAGCCTGAGCTACGAGCTAGGGGCCACCAACATTCTTGAAATGTTGGACCTGTGCCAGGTTCCGATCCGTGCGGCCGATCGTGCTGATTTGCCCCTCAATGATCCGGCTTCAGTTCCGTTGATTTTTGCGGGCGGTCCAACCGCCACCAGTAATCCAGAGCCCTATTCGCCTTTTTTCGACTTCATCGCTTTGGGGGATGGAGAGGAGCTACTCCCAGAGATTGGTTTGGTGGTGGCAGAGGCGAAATCCAAAGGATGGTCTCGTTCTCAGCTGTTAAGGGATTTGGCCCAGGTGCCAGGGGTTTATGTGCCATCGCTCTATGGCTTTGCCACTGATGGGGTGTCTCTAGAGCCCTTGCATTCAGAGTTGCCACCACGGGTGATTCGTCGCGTCGCGACACCGATGCCCCATTACGCCATGGGCCTCGTTCCCCACGTGGAAACGGTGCATGACCGACTCACGGTGGAAATTCGACGGGGCTGCACCCGAGGCTGTCGTTTTTGTCAGCCCGGAATGCTCACTCGCCCCGCAAGGGATGTGGAGCCTGAAGCGGTGATCGAGGCCGTCGAGACGGGGATGAAGCAGACGGGCTACAGCGATTTTTCGCTGCTTTCCTTGAGCTGCAGCGATTATTTGGCTTTGCCCGCCGTCGGCGTTGAGCTGCGGAATCGATTGGCCGATCAGAACGTCACCTTGCAGCTGCCCAGCCAACGGGTGGATCGTTTTGATGACGACATTGCCCACATTCTCGGCGGGACGCGCCAATCGGGGCTCACCTTTGCCCCAGAAGCTGGCACGCAGCGCTTGCGAGACATTGTGAATAAGGGCCTCACCGATGACGACCTTCTAAAAGGCATCCGTGTTGCGATGCAAAACGGTTACCGCAAAGTGAAGCTCTATTTCATGATCGGATTGCCCGGGGAGACGGACGCCGACGTTCTTGGAATTGTTGAAACTTGCACGATGTTGCAGCAGAGCTGCCGTGATTTGGGACGGCTCAATCTGAATATCACCATCAGCAATTTCACCCCGAAACCGCATACACCGTTCCAGTGGCACAGCGTTTCGACGGAAGAGTTTCAGCGCCGTCAAGAGCTCCTACGCGGAGCGTTTAAGCGTCTGCGCGGCTTCAAGGTGAATTTCACGGATGTGCGTCTTTCCGCAATGGAGGATTTTGTCGGCCGGGGCGACCGTCGCCTCGCCCCAGTGATTGAGGCTGCTTGGCGCGCTGGGGCCGGCATGGATGCATGGTTTGAATCGTTGGATCGCACCTACGCGGCTTGGACGGGTGCGATTTCAGAAGCAGGCCTTGAGGGGCGATATCGGGAGATGGAAGTTGGCAGTTGGAGCGCTGTAAATGCTTTGGATCGCAAAGATCTCGAAGTGTTTTGTCGCCAGCCCCTGCCTTGGGATCACATCGATACCGGGATCGATAAAACGTGGCTGATGGAGGACCTTCAACAGGCTTTGGCTGCTTCGGTTGTTCCCGATTGTTCATTCCATGGCTGCAGCAGTTGCGGAGTGTGTGGACCTGAGCTCGGTCACAACGTGGTGGTGCAAGCGCCTGTGGTGCCTTCGCAGGTACCCACGCAAGCACCACCCAGCGAACGGGTTTGCCGATTGCGCATTCAGTTTTCAAAAACGGGGTCGATGGCATTGCTCAGCCACCTCGATCTCATGCGGTTGTTGGAGAGAGCTTTACGTCGAAGTGGTCTCCCCATCAGCTTCACCGGTGGATTTCATCCCTTGCCCAGGGTGCAAATTGCTTTGGCGTTGCCTCTCGGGGCCGAAGCAGACAGTGAATGGATGGATATGGAATTCACCAAAGCCCTGGATCCCCTTCAACTGCAGCAGGGATTACAGCCACTTCTACCTCCAGGAATCACCTTGCTCTCAGTGGCTGAGGTGCCTGTAAGTGGCCCCAGTTTGTCCCAGGAGATTCGAGCCGCAGTGTGGAGCTTTGATGTGGAACTCAAAAGTGGCAGGACGATGGAATGGTCCTCTGCCATTGCCAATCTTCTGGCTGCAGAGGAGCTGATGTGGCACGACACAGATAAAAAAGGACGTCCTCGCTCCCGTGATTGTCGATCGGTGTTGCGTCGCCTCGATGTGGTGTCTGATCCAGGTGATTCTCGGTTGCGTTTGCGGCTAGAGGCGGACGTGGACTCCATGGGGCGAAGTTTGCGCCCATCTCAAATTCAGCATTGGTTGGAAGAGCAAGTGTCGGCGCCCATTGCCCTGCAGTCGTTGAAAAGGGATCGGTTAGAGCTTGCCCGGTGTTAA